Proteins found in one Cobetia sp. L2A1 genomic segment:
- a CDS encoding DUF5924 family protein, protein MSKTLTTLYLRLTSVVEYTKRWHWLWPPIGFAAGIGSFFLVNRQQWLGAMLAIGMLLAWLILITEGLWSRFRRHRGQNALPRKLATFVAQLIQQETLCFTLPFFLATTDWASGQAGFTLLLCGATLLSILDPFYYRLAERHRWLYFGFHALCVFVVVLVTLPLMLELTTGESLLAACAAMSLFALPSVANLRIARGLTGGLAMIGISVMLGIGAWSARAWIPPATLWINESSLSPAFDTAARAPKGEMLLTPAQLSANGLYAFTAIRAPRGLSEKVYHVWRHEGKVVDRIALNINGGRGEGYRAWTHKNAFSSDSEGEWRIDVETMNGQRIGSLRFTVSDDPSLATLADSSLGHPPGIPGWRITNLIPKL, encoded by the coding sequence ATGAGCAAGACTCTCACCACCCTCTATCTTCGCCTGACCAGTGTGGTCGAATACACCAAGCGCTGGCATTGGCTCTGGCCCCCTATCGGCTTTGCGGCAGGTATCGGCAGCTTCTTTCTCGTCAATCGTCAGCAATGGCTAGGTGCCATGCTGGCGATTGGCATGCTACTGGCCTGGCTGATACTGATCACTGAAGGACTATGGAGTCGCTTCCGTCGCCACCGTGGCCAGAATGCACTGCCGCGCAAGCTGGCAACCTTCGTGGCGCAGCTGATCCAGCAGGAAACGCTATGCTTCACGCTGCCCTTCTTCCTGGCGACCACCGACTGGGCTAGCGGCCAGGCCGGTTTCACGCTGTTGTTATGCGGCGCGACTCTGCTATCGATTCTGGACCCATTCTATTACCGTCTGGCGGAGCGTCATCGCTGGCTGTATTTCGGCTTCCATGCACTGTGTGTATTTGTCGTGGTACTGGTCACCCTGCCACTGATGCTGGAGCTGACCACCGGCGAGAGTCTGTTGGCTGCCTGCGCAGCCATGAGCCTGTTTGCGTTGCCCAGCGTTGCCAACCTGCGAATTGCTCGTGGGCTGACGGGGGGGCTTGCGATGATCGGCATCAGCGTAATGTTGGGGATCGGTGCCTGGAGTGCACGTGCATGGATTCCGCCTGCCACCCTGTGGATCAACGAGAGCAGCCTGTCGCCCGCCTTTGATACTGCTGCCCGTGCACCTAAAGGTGAGATGCTCCTGACACCGGCCCAATTGTCCGCCAATGGCCTGTATGCCTTTACGGCGATCAGAGCCCCGCGCGGCCTGTCGGAAAAGGTCTATCATGTCTGGCGTCATGAGGGAAAAGTCGTCGATCGCATCGCGCTCAATATCAATGGCGGACGCGGCGAGGGCTATCGCGCGTGGACACACAAGAATGCCTTCTCAAGCGACAGTGAGGGCGAGTGGCGAATTGATGTCGAGACCATGAACGGCCAGCGAATTGGCAGCCTGCGCTTCACGGTGAGTGACGATCCGTCATTGGCCACGCTGGCGGATAGCAGTCTTGGCCACCCACCCGGC